The sequence ATCAGCTGGTTTTCACGTCGTCGTGAATTTGGAGCCGACGCGTTTGCCGCCAAAGTTTACGGCAAGGACTCTATGATCGGGGCACTCCGATCCATTGATCGGTGGGTGAATCGCTCTCAATTCGAATACTCTGGACAGGACGCACTCGCAACGATGAAAATTTCCGGCAAGACAGGTGGGTTCATGAGTTTGTTCTCAACGCACCCACCGATTGAAGTACGGATCGCGGCGTTAGAGCGACTTTAATCCCGTTTCTTAAAAAACGTAATGTGGGCGCGGTATTCATCAATCGCCGCGCCCAAGCTCACATTACCCCGTGGGATGTTGGCCTCGATAGCCTGTTCGATGTCAGGATCGTCGATCTCAACCTCGTAGAGGTCCTGGATGTTCGTTCTTACTGGCCCCCCGATACTCTCTCGTGGCAAAAAGATTTCCTTCCAGACCTCTTTTTCCACTAAACACACATCTCGAAACCGCTCGTACAGCAACGTCAGCTTTTCCGGTTCCGTAATTCTGACACGCACACCCATACAGCCCCCTTCTTTCTGAACCTACCTCATTAGTTTATTCCCGCGAGACATACCCGACGCATCGTCAATGACCATAAAACGCATCGTACCGACCTGATTCACAGCATGAAACGGCTGTTGCCCTAGCGGCGTGATATAGATCTTTGCTAGGTAATTTCCAACAGCCCATCTCTCGCCTGACCTTTT is a genomic window of Candidatus Nitrospira kreftii containing:
- a CDS encoding hypothetical protein (conserved protein of unknown function) is translated as MGVRVRITEPEKLTLLYERFRDVCLVEKEVWKEIFLPRESIGGPVRTNIQDLYEVEIDDPDIEQAIEANIPRGNVSLGAAIDEYRAHITFFKKRD